From Ruminococcus sp. HUN007, a single genomic window includes:
- a CDS encoding trypsin-like peptidase domain-containing protein: MEQFENNTTEPSGGNEEKAVLPENVFDKELLIYDAEKFLCDTDYRNRLQEREERTPKPAVFLSICAVLLILAFAVYCIVVRSFRLKDSFYSPGTRTTVVLGLNSRPDKDEDLKDSTGRYTSSGICQAVGPSVVEIIIYEDGKTDTPSGSGSGIILSADGYIATNAHVIQNGKTVKAVLSDKSVFTAEVVGYDAKTDIGVVKIAPGDKKLKPAEFGNSDDVIQGEQVMAIGNPGGLHGSISGGYVSGINRMIRGDQTGREMNCIQTDAAISPGNSGGALVNMFGQVIGITSSKYVSSSYGYEGLGFAIAINDAKPVIEELVANGFISGRFKVGITFYEITAAQSAASGLPEGLLIESMDENCDISKSGLKAKDIIVEIENIRVNDYDSFMDAINRRGKKAGDKVRAKAVRVDEKDTSKRETIDFEFTLVEDTSGNY; encoded by the coding sequence ATGGAACAATTTGAAAACAACACCACAGAACCTTCCGGCGGAAACGAAGAAAAGGCAGTACTTCCGGAAAATGTTTTTGACAAGGAACTCCTGATATACGACGCAGAAAAATTCCTTTGTGACACTGACTACAGAAACAGACTGCAGGAACGTGAAGAACGCACACCAAAGCCGGCTGTTTTTCTTTCAATATGCGCAGTGCTTCTTATACTTGCTTTTGCTGTATACTGCATTGTCGTCCGGTCCTTCAGGCTGAAAGACAGCTTTTACTCTCCCGGAACCAGAACAACTGTTGTACTTGGTCTCAACAGCCGTCCTGACAAGGATGAGGATCTGAAAGACAGCACCGGACGCTACACCTCATCCGGCATCTGCCAGGCAGTCGGACCTTCAGTAGTGGAAATAATCATATACGAAGACGGCAAAACCGACACACCTTCAGGCAGCGGATCAGGCATTATACTTTCTGCTGACGGATATATCGCAACAAATGCTCACGTAATACAGAACGGCAAAACCGTAAAAGCAGTTCTTTCGGACAAATCAGTCTTCACCGCCGAAGTCGTCGGCTATGACGCAAAAACCGATATCGGCGTGGTGAAAATAGCCCCGGGAGACAAAAAGCTGAAGCCTGCCGAATTCGGCAATTCAGATGATGTAATACAGGGTGAACAGGTAATGGCCATCGGAAACCCGGGCGGTCTTCACGGAAGCATATCCGGAGGTTACGTTTCCGGTATAAACCGAATGATACGAGGTGACCAGACCGGACGCGAAATGAACTGCATCCAGACTGACGCCGCAATAAGCCCCGGCAACTCCGGAGGCGCTCTTGTAAACATGTTCGGCCAGGTAATAGGAATAACCTCATCAAAATATGTAAGCTCGAGCTACGGCTATGAAGGTCTCGGTTTTGCGATTGCGATCAATGATGCCAAGCCCGTTATAGAAGAACTTGTCGCCAACGGATTTATAAGCGGACGATTCAAAGTCGGAATAACCTTCTACGAGATCACAGCCGCCCAGTCAGCAGCTTCCGGTCTGCCGGAAGGCCTTCTGATAGAATCCATGGACGAAAACTGCGACATTTCAAAGTCAGGACTCAAAGCAAAGGATATAATCGTGGAAATCGAAAATATCAGAGTCAATGACTACGACTCCTTCATGGATGCCATAAACAGGCGCGGCAAAAAAGCCGGCGACAAAGTACGTGCAAAGGCTGTGCGCGTTGACGAAAAAGACACCTCAAAACGTGAAACAATAGATTTTGAATTCACTCTGGTTGAAGATACATCCGGAAATTATTAA
- a CDS encoding response regulator transcription factor — MSLGKVLIIDDDKNTCSVLKSALEKDGNTVIFAHDGENAMITFRAVKTDFILLDVAVPGSDGWQLCKEIRKKSSVPLIIITSRNDTFDKVLGLELGADDYITKPFEIKEVMARIKAVHRRTSFSGHSDNKEVSHDRLTVNLSQYELKVNGIVKEAPPKELELLYFLASNPNRVYTRDQLLDEVWGFEYYGDSRTVDVHIKRLREKLEGTSDKWSLKTVWGVGYKFETEIEEPA; from the coding sequence ATGTCACTGGGCAAAGTCCTTATAATCGACGATGACAAAAACACATGCAGTGTTCTTAAATCTGCTCTCGAAAAAGACGGAAACACAGTTATTTTCGCTCATGACGGAGAAAACGCCATGATCACGTTCAGAGCTGTAAAGACTGATTTCATACTTCTTGACGTTGCTGTTCCCGGTTCAGACGGCTGGCAGCTCTGCAAGGAAATAAGAAAAAAATCGTCCGTACCTCTTATAATAATAACATCACGGAATGACACATTCGACAAGGTTCTGGGACTGGAACTCGGAGCTGATGACTATATTACAAAGCCTTTTGAAATAAAGGAAGTAATGGCACGTATAAAGGCGGTGCACCGCAGAACAAGCTTCTCCGGACACAGCGACAACAAGGAAGTCTCACACGACAGACTTACGGTGAATCTTTCACAGTACGAGCTCAAGGTAAACGGCATAGTAAAGGAAGCTCCTCCGAAGGAACTTGAACTTCTTTACTTTCTTGCCTCCAACCCGAACAGGGTCTACACACGCGACCAGCTTCTCGACGAAGTATGGGGATTTGAATACTACGGCGATTCAAGAACTGTAGACGTACACATTAAAAGACTCCGCGAAAAACTCGAAGGCACTTCGGACAAATGGTCCCTTAAGACCGTCTGGGGCGTAGGATACAAATTCGAAACAGAGATCGAGGAGCCTGCATAA
- a CDS encoding co-chaperone GroES — MTIKPLADRVVVKLTEAEETTKSGIILTGSAKEKPQVSEVVAVGPGGMVDGNKVEMYVKPGDKVLTGKYSGTEVKVDGVEYTILRQEDILAIVE, encoded by the coding sequence ATGACAATCAAACCACTTGCAGACAGAGTAGTTGTTAAACTTACTGAAGCAGAGGAAACAACAAAGAGCGGAATCATTCTTACCGGTTCAGCAAAGGAAAAGCCACAGGTATCAGAAGTAGTAGCTGTTGGTCCCGGCGGAATGGTTGACGGAAACAAGGTTGAAATGTACGTTAAGCCTGGCGACAAGGTTCTTACGGGCAAGTACTCAGGAACAGAAGTCAAGGTTGACGGCGTTGAATACACTATCCTCAGACAGGAAGACATTCTCGCTATCGTTGAATAA